cctagtaaccaaccgTAAACAAAACAAGTAATGGGACTTTTATCACATGCACAATAACACAGGATGATGGAAGCCCAAATACTGACTAAAGCCTTCCTCACACTGTAAGATCAAATATAGTTTCATGCACTTCTGATTGAAATTTGATATTTAGCATGTGCGAATGGCGAAATTTAGGAATTCACACATGGTGAAAAATGCTATTCAAATCACTCTTCAGGAGTGAAGATAACACCATTGTCACAGAAAACAATGCAGAAATTCTGTACAAAATAGTATCACAGGGTACACAAGCTATTGTGCTCACACTACACAAACCATGATAAGTAAAGGCCAATGCAGGACTTCTGGTAAGGACCCCAGGGTCGCATCCCAAATCTTTACAAGAAGCGCCATGTGATTTTTACCGATCACAGAGAGTCAGCACCTTAGTTTTACATGTCATCATTTTACATGTGGGcattactgtactgtatgtaaaatGTGGACGCTCAAGGATTAGTgtgagcaccatctgctggtcTAGTTTTCCcaggtcttccatccaggtactgccCAGGCTAAACCCTGCATAGCTTAAGTGGGCAACCAGTATTGGGCTATATAATTATATAGCTGTGACTTTTTGAACAGGTacaatatattttcagttttctATATTCAGTGTGTTGGCATTGAATTATTTGTCAGATACCAATCAGACAGATTGAGATTCTGTGTGAGATGATATTGTGGTAAAACAGCATCTCAAGAGTTTGTCCTAATAATAGAAGCTCACTCATGACATAAATTAATCACGGCTTTGGTATGTTTAAGGCATGCTTATAAAAGGGAATCCGTTTCATGTAAGATTCATTACTATGACATGTTATACTTACATCTGTGGCATAGAGAATATCCACAATCCTCTGCAGGGTTGGGTCTCCTTCACCCTCCTTCTCTTGACAGATCAGCTCAATGTTCCTCAGTTTGCCAAAGTAAAAGTCCCGCTCCTTCTCCATATCTTGGATCGTAGACTTCAAGATGTTTAACTGAAAGTCACCACACATGCATTTTAGTTGTGGAATATGACCTAACACAGAAACAGAATGATGCGAGTGTGTATACGGTGTAACAAACCTCTTGAATTAGCTCTGCTCTTTCCTCATCGCCACCAGCACCAGGTCTCCGTGCAGAGCCAGGCACCATCTTGGGTGTTACCTTGGCAACGGCCGCCCTCTGTGGTGCTGTTGGGATCAAGCAACTAGTAGTAAGAGACTGACAACTGAGTGTGAAACATATAGGGAACATCAGGCAGTGGTTAATAATGTTCTAACCATACAGCAGAACATTACAGGATCTTAAAAAATGAGCGtagataaaattattattttttaatttgtaaggTAGAAAGCTGACTTGATCAGCAAGAAATCGTCCCTTCAGTCATGGTGACGTCAAGCATCATgccatttagttttttattaaatatttattttaattcagaaaTATCTGATTTGGGAAGTAAATTAGGTTTTAAACATGATTTCTTGCTGACTTTACACCTGTCTACTAGCATTTTGTTACAACCAACAGTCTACAATCACAGCAGTCTCATCAAGTTTATCCTTCAATGAACAGTTTCAGTCTAGAACTTTCCATGTGGGTCAGTTAGTCGtttaatattgtaattaaaaataatttgaacTTTCAATTCACTCTGACCCAACAAAATCAACAATCCACAGCAATCATGTTGCAGGTGTATTTCTTAACTGACACCTCTCATTGTCTACACCAGGGGTTTTCAACCTGTTGGGAATTTGAGGCGTGCACCCGATTAAATTATGATAAACATTTTTATGCGTTCACTACAGTGAATCTGATTAACATTAATTCCACAGCtgactatcaggcacctgtagagtttatcgagtaaaatacaaataaaatggaccgggtgtttttattttaatctttttaattaaTGACAGTGAATGAAAGTACAACTGGTGAGcagtctgacaaaaaaagtgccctgCTCATTTGATCCAGAAGGATGCCCTTCTAgatctttcactttatttaaaaacactactgactacgtttacaagGACATTGGTAATTGAGTTATTTGCCCTTATCTGAATAAGACAACAATATAATTTaagtgtttacgtgaagtgctacTTGAATGTTGTGTCCCCAGGTTTTCCACGTTTCCTGCAGTTTCATGTAACTTTGGGTGTTtcatcttaaattttttttactttaactgcagttcggtagtttcactttcactcatgaacatttcattcatgccccaggacaaactggggtattggaCGCGAGCAATGGAGTAAGGACTGGTTAAAGAGTGCTGTTTTAATAGAATTAAATACTGCATgctgaatggaaagaaaaaaacttccgcatttcacaatgtgtgtgtttgcagaccTTTACTGACAACCATATGTCTGGATCTTGTTGCAAAATgcaaagtcctacatgacggtaatagtttgatagtagtgtttactttaataatacCACTAATACATACATACTCCACATGTATTCATTCAATTTCTGtctagtttgattatgacttcagtcaaattaaggtaatcaaaaataaataaattaaaaataataaataaaaaacattgatttttacatggtagactctttatCAGAGTACTgactaaatcatattaaaatcaattGAGGTAAAGATGGATTTAAATTCGCACATTctttcagtgacaacttgtgacatgcttccTATAGGGTTTACAATGCTTCCTATAGGGTTTACAACAGTCTAAAATCGCATGTAAATGACTCTAAAACaatattagcactatttatttgactgtgaacaatgttgtactttgatagccaTCGGCTGCTATTGTGATTTcgctttttaataaaaaatttaacaaatcAGTAGAGACAGAGATGTTTCAGAAGAAACATGGCCAGACTGAAACTGTTCTATTAACTAAAAAGCAAACAGGAGATTCAAAGTGTTCCAGCATCAGAATCCCCTGCAGACACTCAAGACATATCAAAGCCCAAGAGCCCATCACACAGCTTCATACCGATTTCAACTGCTGGTTTGGTTGTCCTAACAGGGGGAGGCTGATGGACTGCAGTACACCAATGAACAGACATTTTTGAGAAAATTAAAACAAGAGCAAAAACAGAATGATCAAGTCTCTAAATGTGTCCAATAAAGAAATTAATGTAACTGAAAATAAACATAATACAATGCCTAATGGAAATCACTAAAACGAGGAAGCAAAATGTTTATATTGTGCATGTGCATTTTTTTGGCTGATACAATATGTATACAATATGCTGGGAATAAAACTGAGGTGTATAAAATGAGTTCAAAGTGACCAACCTGCATTCATGATCTTCTTGGGCTTGCTGAGGGCAGACATGGAGGGGTTTGGAACTGGCATTGTGTCCTGGCCCTGTCGCGCCTCCACTGGGTCATACTCTTTCCCATCATAGTTGGCGTCAAAGAACTTTTTAAACCACTGAACATACTCGAAATTGTCCTGAAATTTGCCCTTCACCAATTTGTCAACTGGGATAATCTGATGGAGAAAACATCCAAATATAAATACATGGATTTaccattcatatttttaaaaaaaaaagcataaacagAAGAATACCACCATATATGAAGAATTGTGTTACTTGCCCTGCTAGACAAATATCAAAATCTTCTCTTTTTTGACAACATTGTTGTAAAGCGCAAAACTTATAATTTAGGATTTATTCACTCTTATCTTTAAACCTTTTTTGAAACACATTTGTATGGATAAACTTCTGTTTTGCTCAACTTGCATGTATGGATAAACTCAAGGACAAAAAAGTTCCGCAACTCACCTTATCAACTCCCATCTTCTTAAAGGCAGCTTGCAATATCTTAAAATTGTGAATGTATTCATGCTCTAACTTTGCCCCAAATTTAACTTTCTTCAAAGGTATGCAGCCTGGGAACAGCATGTCCATGAACTGGCAGTAGGCTGCACCTATAGGGAAAGATAATAGAATACAAAGAGATCAATTAAAAGACATCATTTTACAGGAAGAGAAAGTTATTTGTTCATCGTTTTTTTTATTCACAGGACACGGTAGTGGATTTAAAAATATCTGACGTGTGTAAAGGTCTTTGGACACAAAAGTCCAAAATTTCCGTATGGGTTTTTCACGTTTGGAACCAAAACATTCATCACACAAAGACAAAGTAACCTTGCACACAGTCTGATAAATAGTCTAGGGggcatggggggggggggggggggttaaataTCCAGcgggaaaaataagtattattgaacatgtcatgttttattcctgggaaaattattattaaagccgttgacatggaattgaaccagattttggtaaaaacccaaacaatacaaacataaaatatgacaaaacaaaaaataacacctGAACTAACTAATGAATTAcaactaagagatttcagctgctgtctgggctttcactgcctttctacactaCCCTTtcatcatgtgttcaatactcttCTCAGCGCCATTTAATTTCATTATGGATTACTTAATTTGTaagctaattagatttgttttctttatggatttctttggttgttaccaaccagttaatagttcattccgctgtggcaacccctgataaactaaggactaagccgaatgaaattaaataaaaaaaaaaaaaaaaagaatgaatacatcACATAACAATTAGGAGTCAAATCAAGCAGCAATGCCTTATTATttctcttcaaaaaaaaaaaaaaaaaaaaaaaaaaaaaaaaaaaaaaaaaaaaaaaaaggaataaagagGAGTTCACATCATCACAGAGCAGAGCCGGGATTATCCCGAAATTCAAAGTTTAAGAAAATCAGAGGCATTTGGATACTTTGTTTACAATGTTGCAGACACATGACACACATTTCTGTAAACGCCACATTCTTTCTTTATATCACACACTTTGTCAAAAAGTGTTTTGGCTTTTGCTTGTACCCTAACCTGAATTTTTTAATGACTGACAAAAGTTTCAGTGTGTAAACATGATTGACAAAAATGTGTGGTTGaattattttaacatgcaaacacTTTAGACTCAAATCTGAACTGTTAATGCATCTCTGTTGGTCATCTAATTGATACAGCATTAGCAGATTTTGTTGTAAGAGAGCTAATAAACCTGGAAGCACCACCAGCACAAATCAAATATTACAAATCTGTAATTCACCATTGTTGTTGTTACATATGAGGTTCTCCTCCTTTTTTCCAAAAGTCTTAAAGTATTATGAGAAATAAACCAAATCAACCAGCTAAACAGCAGCAAACTTTGATTTGAACAAACAGAGTGGCACAAATCTACATTCACAGTACAGCCCTATTTTAAGCAACATTCTGGTTTATACGAGTTCTATTTTTATTAATGGATTTCACTATTCTTAACTCATTCAGGGTCCTTATTTTAGTCAACGAAAAAGACAATCCCTTAACGCACTGCAAATCACattcaatcattaaaaaaatgaacaaaataataaactataaacCAAAAGTTCctttgaaaaatatatacacaaacactgtAATATTTTGAGAGCATATTGTTACAGACTCAATAACATCATAACCAGTGCATTATGAAAAAGTCCATTGCATCCACAGCTCTTCTGGTATCGGAACATTACTACTCTAATGTATAATTAATGCAGTTTTCACAATTAACAGGGCTGTTATTATAAACAGTTACTTTTGaatattaaagaaaattaaaagtaGGCTTCAACAACGCAACATGCTATCAATTAAAAACCTCTGAACTTTAATGTTTCACTTTAAGGCTTATTagttattgttaaaaatgaagtaaatctaAATGAACTCAAATCATCCAGatcgtacaaaaaaaaaaaaaaaaaaaaaaactcacctgaACATAAAAGCTCAATCTTGGTAAAGTTCATCTGTAGAGACTCATTGATCCACGCAAGCATGTCATGACGACTCAGATTGTCGCTAGTCACTGAGGTGGAATATACGTTCACAGCCATGTCCTGAAATAAAAACGAGACATCAGGAGAAACCATGGGCTCAAGCAGACTCGTGCTGAAACTAGGGTGTAATTTAATACAGATCAATGTaacatgtgaccctggaccacaaaaccagtctcaAGTTGCAAAGATAAACGTCAGGCTATAGCCAATAAATGCATTATGTGGGTCAAAATgagagatttttcttttatgacaAAAACATTTGAGTATTAAGTAAAAACCACGTGACGTCCCATGAAGACATTTTAATAAATTCcgcactatatatatatgtatgtatacacatacatatatacatacatttaaattatttggtTAGTTATGTGCATTTCTGAGAACTTTATTTTAGACATATTTTGGTAGTTTTCTTAATATTTCTTATCCCCCACcccagttttatttttaaatgtatgccaAACAAATCAACTGTATAAACATTTACTTACTTTTCCAATTCCTTTTAACCTTCAGATTGTCAAATAATTGTATGTATCCCAAATACTGTCTCATCTCAACGAACCAAACACCAATGGAAAGCTTTTTTATTCATAACTCTCAAAATTGACACTAATGAGTGCTTTTGAGATCAAGTGTCACATAGTATAATAATCTAAAATAAGTCAAAATCTCAATTTTACTACAAAAGGTTATCAATAAGCACTTTGACAGTGTATAAAGGATGCAGCAT
The nucleotide sequence above comes from Danio rerio strain Tuebingen ecotype United States chromosome 23, GRCz12tu, whole genome shotgun sequence. Encoded proteins:
- the mapre1b gene encoding microtubule-associated protein RP/EB family member 1b isoform X1 — translated: MAVNVYSTSVTSDNLSRHDMLAWINESLQMNFTKIELLCSGAAYCQFMDMLFPGCIPLKKVKFGAKLEHEYIHNFKILQAAFKKMGVDKIIPVDKLVKGKFQDNFEYVQWFKKFFDANYDGKEYDPVEARQGQDTMPVPNPSMSALSKPKKIMNAVHQPPPVRTTKPAVEIAPQRAAVAKVTPKMVPGSARRPGAGGDEERAELIQELNILKSTIQDMEKERDFYFGKLRNIELICQEKEGEGDPTLQRIVDILYATDEGFVIPDAESEDQEEF
- the mapre1b gene encoding microtubule-associated protein RP/EB family member 1b translates to MAVNVYSTSVTSDNLSRHDMLAWINESLQMNFTKIELLCSGAAYCQFMDMLFPGCIPLKKVKFGAKLEHEYIHNFKILQAAFKKMGVDKIIPVDKLVKGKFQDNFEYVQWFKKFFDANYDGKEYDPVEARQGQDTMPVPNPSMSALSKPKKIMNAAPQRAAVAKVTPKMVPGSARRPGAGGDEERAELIQELNILKSTIQDMEKERDFYFGKLRNIELICQEKEGEGDPTLQRIVDILYATDEGFVIPDAESEDQEEF